In Citrobacter sp. RHB25-C09, the following proteins share a genomic window:
- a CDS encoding phage tail assembly protein — protein sequence MQELTLNKPVRAHGETISVLEFSEPTGKDVRELGFPYKLDSDQSILLNAVVITKYIQRLANVPPSTVDEMSPSDLNSASWLVAGFFLQA from the coding sequence ATGCAGGAACTTACGCTGAATAAACCAGTAAGAGCGCACGGCGAGACTATCTCTGTTCTTGAATTCTCAGAACCGACTGGTAAAGACGTTCGCGAGTTAGGCTTTCCTTACAAGTTGGACTCTGACCAGTCAATCCTACTCAATGCTGTTGTGATTACTAAGTATATCCAACGTCTGGCAAATGTACCGCCGAGCACCGTTGATGAAATGTCTCCTTCTGATCTCAACTCGGCAAGTTGGCTGGTGGCCGGTTTTTTCCTTCAGGCCTGA
- a CDS encoding phage tail tube protein → MAKIGGTCYFKVDGQQLSMTGGIEVPMNTKVNDDVIGLDGSVDRKETHRAPYVKGTYKVPKDFPVSKITTADQMTITAELANGQVYVLSSAWLHGEANHNAEEGTVDLEFHGEEGDYQ, encoded by the coding sequence ATGGCGAAGATTGGTGGTACCTGTTATTTCAAAGTAGACGGTCAGCAGCTATCAATGACCGGCGGCATTGAGGTGCCGATGAACACGAAGGTCAATGATGATGTCATTGGGCTGGATGGTTCCGTGGATCGCAAAGAAACGCACCGCGCACCTTATGTTAAGGGTACTTACAAGGTACCGAAGGATTTTCCCGTCAGCAAAATTACAACAGCAGATCAAATGACTATTACCGCCGAACTGGCGAACGGTCAGGTCTATGTTTTGTCGTCCGCCTGGCTGCATGGAGAAGCAAACCATAATGCTGAAGAAGGCACGGTAGACCTTGAATTTCACGGTGAAGAAGGAGATTACCAGTAA
- a CDS encoding phage tail sheath subtilisin-like domain-containing protein, giving the protein MTISMNTIPSSTLVPLFYAEMDSSAANTTQDSGPALLIGYANADATIEKESLILMPSKDYARQICGPGSQLARMVTAYRETDPFGELYIIAVPEATGAAATVTITVTGAATETGTVNLYIGRTRVQAAVINGDDVAAVATAISTAINANADLPFTSAAAAGVVTLTARHKGLCGNEIPVSLNYYGFGGGEVLPAGIQIAVASGTAGTSAPVLTGTIAAMADEPFDYIGHPFSDTASVNTLSNEMNDTSGRWSYARQLYGHVYTAKLGTLSELVTAGDMFNLQHITLSGYEKETQTPADELAASRTARAAVFIRNDPARPTQTGELVGMLPAPKGKRFTMTEQQSLLSHGVATAYVESGILRVQRDVTTYKKNAYGSADNSYLDSETLHTSAYVLRRLKSVITSKYGRHKLANDGTRFGPGQAIVTPSVIKGELLATYRQLERAGIVENYELFKKYLIVERDANDPNRLNTLFPPDYVNQLRVFAVVNQFRLQYPEEAA; this is encoded by the coding sequence ATGACGATTAGTATGAACACCATCCCATCGAGCACGCTGGTACCGCTGTTTTATGCGGAAATGGATAGCTCGGCGGCGAATACCACCCAGGATTCCGGTCCCGCTCTTTTGATCGGCTACGCCAATGCGGACGCGACGATTGAGAAGGAAAGTCTGATCCTGATGCCTTCTAAAGATTATGCGCGTCAGATTTGCGGTCCGGGTAGCCAGCTAGCCCGCATGGTTACCGCATACCGTGAAACCGATCCGTTTGGTGAGTTGTACATTATCGCGGTACCGGAAGCCACAGGTGCTGCCGCGACTGTAACGATTACAGTGACAGGCGCCGCGACGGAAACCGGTACAGTGAATCTTTATATCGGACGCACCCGTGTGCAGGCTGCAGTAATCAATGGTGATGATGTTGCCGCCGTTGCTACTGCGATCAGTACGGCAATCAATGCCAATGCCGACCTTCCGTTCACCTCTGCTGCGGCCGCTGGCGTGGTTACACTGACCGCTCGCCATAAAGGTTTGTGCGGTAATGAAATTCCTGTATCTCTGAATTATTACGGTTTTGGTGGTGGTGAGGTGCTTCCGGCAGGTATTCAGATTGCAGTGGCGTCTGGTACGGCAGGAACCAGTGCGCCGGTGCTTACTGGAACGATCGCGGCGATGGCCGATGAACCGTTTGACTATATCGGTCATCCTTTCAGTGATACGGCTTCTGTGAACACGCTGTCGAACGAAATGAACGATACCAGCGGTCGCTGGAGTTATGCCCGCCAGTTGTATGGCCATGTGTACACAGCCAAGCTGGGTACGCTTTCCGAGCTGGTTACCGCCGGAGATATGTTCAATCTTCAGCATATTACCCTGTCCGGTTACGAGAAGGAGACCCAGACGCCTGCCGATGAACTGGCGGCAAGTCGCACCGCTCGTGCTGCGGTATTCATCCGTAATGACCCGGCACGACCGACACAGACCGGGGAGCTGGTTGGTATGTTGCCAGCCCCGAAGGGCAAGCGCTTTACCATGACAGAGCAGCAGTCTCTTTTGTCGCATGGTGTCGCTACCGCATATGTTGAAAGCGGCATTCTGCGCGTTCAGCGCGATGTCACCACGTATAAGAAAAACGCGTATGGTTCTGCGGATAACAGTTATCTTGACAGCGAAACCCTGCATACCAGCGCATACGTTCTGCGCCGCCTCAAGTCAGTGATTACCAGTAAATACGGCCGTCATAAACTGGCGAACGACGGTACCCGTTTTGGCCCCGGTCAGGCAATTGTGACGCCGTCGGTCATCAAAGGTGAGTTACTGGCAACGTATCGCCAGCTGGAACGTGCGGGCATCGTTGAAAATTATGAGCTCTTCAAGAAGTACCTGATTGTTGAGCGTGATGCTAATGATCCGAACCGCCTGAACACGCTGTTCCCACCTGATTATGTCAACCAGTTGCGCGTCTTTGCAGTGGTTAACCAGTTCCGTCTTCAGTATCCAGAGGAGGCCGCATAA
- a CDS encoding DUF2635 domain-containing protein codes for MFVKPAKGRSVPDPARGDLLPSEGRNVEENNYWLRRVAAGDVRRVNKKVKANDD; via the coding sequence ATGTTTGTAAAACCCGCAAAAGGGCGGTCAGTTCCTGACCCTGCCCGAGGCGACCTTTTGCCCTCTGAAGGGCGAAATGTTGAAGAGAATAACTACTGGCTGCGGCGCGTCGCGGCTGGTGATGTTCGGCGCGTTAATAAAAAGGTGAAAGCCAATGACGATTAG
- a CDS encoding phage head closure protein, with translation MKLRQAQTSATYLLPDPGELDKRVLIRQRVDSPSDDLGTMPVYPISYKAWAKVVQTSATTYQETAQTDNAITHYITLRYRRGITSDFEVVQGDEVYRVKRVRDLNSKRRFLLLECTVLGAEPASTGGSGNGTTLFTR, from the coding sequence ATGAAGCTACGACAAGCGCAGACCAGCGCAACTTATCTGCTGCCAGACCCCGGGGAACTTGATAAACGGGTGCTTATCCGTCAGCGGGTTGACTCACCTTCTGATGACCTTGGCACAATGCCGGTTTACCCCATTTCGTATAAAGCGTGGGCGAAGGTGGTACAGACCAGCGCGACCACATACCAGGAGACAGCCCAGACGGATAATGCCATCACTCACTACATCACTTTGCGTTATCGCCGGGGGATTACCAGCGATTTTGAGGTGGTTCAGGGGGATGAGGTTTATCGCGTTAAGCGGGTTCGGGACCTGAACAGTAAACGGCGGTTCCTGTTGCTTGAATGCACTGTACTGGGCGCGGAGCCAGCATCAACCGGAGGGAGCGGTAATGGCACAACCCTTTTTACACGTTGA
- a CDS encoding head-tail connector protein produces the protein MLLTLPEIKAQLRLDEDFTDEDPFLELLGSAVQARTESFLNRKLYEKDEAIPEEDTEGLVLTDDVKLGMLLLLTHYYENRSSVSEVEKSEMPLAYNWLVGPYRFIPL, from the coding sequence ATGCTGCTGACACTCCCAGAAATCAAGGCGCAGCTGCGGCTGGATGAAGATTTTACTGATGAGGATCCTTTTCTCGAACTGCTTGGTAGCGCGGTACAGGCGCGAACAGAATCATTTTTGAACCGTAAACTATACGAGAAAGATGAAGCCATTCCGGAGGAAGATACAGAAGGACTGGTTCTGACTGATGATGTAAAACTGGGAATGCTCCTGCTGTTAACTCATTACTATGAAAACCGGTCTTCGGTCAGTGAAGTTGAAAAGAGCGAAATGCCGTTGGCGTATAACTGGCTGGTTGGGCCATACAGGTTTATTCCGCTATGA